In Pieris rapae chromosome 18, ilPieRapa1.1, whole genome shotgun sequence, one genomic interval encodes:
- the LOC110999357 gene encoding insulin-related peptide 4-like, with protein sequence MHPSSVVFIAALISECYGHIGGGSVNLQEVSSRMYCGRTLARTLAVLCYDAPSSLKRSESGSMYNAILPPYYKDQATQVDWPWMTTQKAKAFGLSSRGKRDFVVSECCDKACSINELLSYC encoded by the exons ATGCACCCTTCAAGCGTAGTTTTCATTGCGGCACTAATCTCAGAGTGCTATGGTCATATTGGTGGTGGAAGCGTGAATCTTCAGGAGGTCAGTTCCCGAATGTACTGCGGACGTACTCTTGCAAGAACATTAGCTGTCCTCTGCTACGATGCACCATCCAGCCTTAAAAGATCGGAAAGCGGATCTATGTATA ATGCAATCTTACCTCCGTACTACAAGGACCAGGCTACACAAGTCGATTGGCCCTGGATGACTACACAGAAAGCCAAGGCTTTTGGCCTATCGTCTCGTGGCAAAAGAGATTTTGTCGTTAGCGAATGTTGTGATAAAGCATGCAGTATCAACGAATTGCTGTCCTATTG
- the LOC110999351 gene encoding polyprenol reductase: MLNILDLGFLSLAFMVAFTGFLINHYEKHVPAFIIKGFKYGAFAYQGSGANYLQIIEVPKALYRHFYAFSSIFSISTLVYAVLVYYYEFTVHKYLLFILKLILEQDEASVSAAAVCIALSLLTLQCFRRCYETYFLQVFAKESKMNLSHYIAGLVHYFAVIIAAVGQGPLFCGSQDREKIVWIDKRTKLLAIPCILMFTWAFYEQYKTNIIFANLRKDKSGNVITETHKIPHGRLFNHISSPHRLCEIIIYTVLIALIPTKTYFCIYVWVLCNQIQTAIHAHVWYKNTFKEYPLKRDAIFPGIL, from the exons atgttaaatattctcGACCTAGGATTTCTTAGCTTAGCCTTTATGGTTGCCTTTACCGGTTTCCTTATTAATCATTATGAGAAGCACGTCCCGGCATTTATCATAAAAGGATTTAAATACGGTGCTTTTGCGTATCAAGGTTCTGGTGCTAATTACTTACAAATAATTGAAGTTCCAAAGGCACTTTACAGACATTTTTATGCTTTCTCttctatatttagtatttcaaCTTTAGTGTATGCAGTTTTAGTATATTACTATGAATTTACTgtccataaatatttactcTTTATTCTGAAGCTGATCTTAGAACAGGATGAAGCATCAG TATCTGCTGCAGCTGTATGCATAGCACTGTCCCTACTGACTTTGCAATGTTTTAGAAGGTGTTATGAAACATATTTCCTTCAAGTCTTTGCCAAGGAGAGCAAGATGAACTTAAGCCACTACATAGCTGGGCTTGTTCATTATTTTGCTGTGATTATTGCAGCTGTAGGACAAGGTCCTTTATTTTGTG gTAGTCAAGATAGAGAAAAAATTGTGTGGATTGATAAAAGAACAAAACTGTTGGCAATCCCATGCATATTGATGTTTACATGGGCATTTTATGAacagtataaaacaaacattatttttgcaaATTTGAGAAAAGACAAATCAGGAAATGTTATAACAGAAACCCATAAAATTCCCCATGGACGGTTATTTAATCACATTTCTAGCCCACATAGACtttgtgaaattataatttatacagtaTTAATAGCCTTAATAcctacaaaaacatatttttgcatttatgTGTGGGTCTTATGCAATCAG ATTCAGACTGCAATCCATGCACATGTttggtataaaaatacatttaaagagtATCCCTTAAAGCGAGATGCTATTTTTCCAGGAATTCTAtag
- the LOC110999350 gene encoding tumor suppressor candidate 3, with protein MKFKLLLFVCAILTYSKTHAQNRVKLEEKVQQLTDFTAKTSIIPLNLNRFKEYVKSPPRDYSFIVMFTAMAPSRRCAICQHVYDEYLLVANSFRYSQSYTNKLFFGMVDFDEGSDIFQMLRLNTAPVIMHFPAKGKPKPADSMDFERAGIHAEAIGKWINDRTDVQIRVFRPPNYSGAVAFTLLFVLVAAFLYLRRNNLEFLYNKQMWAVAALFFCFAMVSGQMWNQIRGPPFYHRTKSGPVYINSGSHGQFVLESYIVAALNAAVVVGMILMIESAGGVKGTEAKTPQEGKKRRFQSVVGLVLVCVFFSLLLSVFRSKTQGYPYSFLFR; from the exons ATGAAGTTTaaacttttactttttgtgTGTGCCATCCTTACCTATTCTAAGACACACGCTCAAAATCGAGTTAAG CTCGAAGAAAAGGTACAACAGCTTACAGATTTCACAGCTAAGACCTCAATAATTCCGTTGAATTTGAACAGATTTAAGGAGTATGTGAAATCACCACCTAGAGACTATTCTTTCATAGTAATGTTCACTGCTATGGCACCGTCGCGTCGCTGCGCTATATGTCAGCACGTCTATGATGAGTATCTATTAGTCGCCAACTCCTTTAGATATTCCCAAtcttatacaaataaactCTTCTTCGGCATGGTTGATTTTGATGAGGGATCTGATATTTTCCAAATG TTAAGATTGAATACAGCCCCTGTAATTATGCACTTTCCTGCAAAAGGAAAGCCAAAACCTGCAGATTCTATGGATTTTGAAAGAGCTGGTATTCATGCTGAAGCTATAGGCAAATGGATAAATGATAGGACTGACGTGCAG ataagAGTATTTAGACCTCCAAACTACTCAGGTGCAGTTGCATTTACTTTACTATTTGTGCTTGTGGCTGCATTCTTATATCTAAGGCGCAACAACTTGGAGTTTTTGTACAACAAACAAATGTGGGCAGTTGCTGCTCTATTTTTCTGCTTTGCTATGGTTTCTGGACAGATGTGGAACCAGATCAGAGGCCCTCCCTTCTACCATAGAACCAAGAGTGGACCAGTTTACATTAATAGTGGCTCACATGGACAGTTTGTGTTAGAAAGCTACATTGTTGCTGCATTAA ATGCTGCTGTAGTGGTTGGTATGATCTTAATGATAGAATCGGCTGGTGGAGTAAAAGGCACTGAAGCAAAAACTCCCCAAGAAGGAAAGAAACGGCGGTTTCAGTCTGTAGTTGGACTAGTACTTGTTTGTGTTTTCTTTTCATTGCTGCTGTCTGTGTTTAGATCAAAGACCCAGGGGTACCCTTATAG TTTCTTATTCAGATAG